A stretch of Paludisphaera borealis DNA encodes these proteins:
- a CDS encoding heparin lyase I family protein: MRRKVRQVGLAVAVLLSGAFPRLGPAAAEIVFKADFETGDFSQFSGKSKNIKPGHIEVDSDVVHSGKYAGRFTIHEDDVFNARQLRVQANGPKVTVKEGSDTFVSFYMYMKEPPKDRDNFYYWEGSPPPRYNNVMTWWVEPKADGTGTSIKYGTGNLGRKGVHWEGDFTVGRWHQLGMHIHWSEDPAKGNAKLWWDGVVVLDKKVQTKGPQSVYFSQPGIHRDPHSKSEDTIYFDDILCATTLEEIEIQKPNTAKSK; encoded by the coding sequence ATGAGACGGAAAGTTCGGCAAGTGGGTCTGGCGGTCGCCGTTCTGCTCTCGGGCGCGTTTCCCCGGCTCGGTCCCGCGGCGGCCGAGATCGTCTTCAAGGCCGACTTCGAAACCGGCGATTTCAGTCAATTCAGCGGCAAGAGCAAGAACATCAAGCCGGGGCATATCGAGGTCGACTCCGACGTCGTCCACTCGGGAAAGTACGCCGGCCGATTCACGATCCACGAGGACGACGTCTTCAACGCGCGGCAACTGCGCGTCCAGGCCAATGGACCCAAGGTCACGGTCAAGGAGGGGTCCGACACCTTCGTGTCGTTTTACATGTACATGAAAGAGCCTCCCAAGGATCGCGACAATTTCTATTACTGGGAAGGCAGCCCGCCTCCGCGCTACAACAACGTGATGACGTGGTGGGTGGAACCCAAGGCCGACGGGACGGGCACGTCCATCAAATACGGCACCGGCAACCTGGGCCGGAAGGGCGTCCATTGGGAGGGGGATTTCACCGTCGGTCGATGGCACCAGTTGGGCATGCACATTCATTGGTCGGAAGATCCGGCCAAGGGGAATGCCAAGCTCTGGTGGGACGGCGTGGTCGTCCTGGACAAAAAAGTGCAGACGAAGGGGCCGCAGAGCGTCTATTTCTCCCAGCCGGGAATTCATCGCGATCCGCATTCCAAGTCGGAAGACACCATTTATTTTGATGACATCCTCTGCGCCACGACGCTCGAGGAGATCGAGATTCAAAAGCCGAACACGGCGAAGTCGAAATGA
- a CDS encoding PQQ-dependent sugar dehydrogenase: MTTRQRGSLLIAAGCLAFLPYDGSTRAEAADEAPPARSVLKGKDALGDWTTDAPGVRRLITLDDLAAPFDTPSAQNGARMIKRPEGAWPKVPEGFEVTEFATGLREPRVIVRAPNGDAFLSESSAGRIRVLRDKDGDGKPAVNEVFATGLSRPFGIAFYPPGPDPKFVYVGNTDSVVRFPYANGDVKATGPAETIVKDVPSGNERVGGGGHWTRDLEFSSDGKILFVSVGSRSNVDDDKSEIRRADILAFDPDGKNERPYATGIRNPVGLARHPHTGQLWTSVNERDGLGDHLVPDYITHVEEGGFYGWPWYYIGDHQDPRHKGKHAELKGRTIVPDVLLQSHSASLDLTFYDGDKFPAEYHDHIFAAEHGSWNRARRTGYKVIRVPVVNGRATGEYEDFMVGFVTPKGDVWGRPVGVATAADGSLLVTDDGSGTVWRVAHVGKK, encoded by the coding sequence ATGACGACACGACAGAGAGGCTCGTTGCTGATCGCCGCGGGTTGCCTGGCCTTCCTTCCGTACGACGGATCGACCCGCGCCGAGGCCGCCGATGAAGCGCCGCCGGCCCGATCGGTCCTCAAGGGCAAGGACGCGCTCGGCGACTGGACGACCGACGCTCCGGGCGTTCGCCGGCTGATCACACTCGACGACCTGGCCGCCCCATTCGACACGCCTTCCGCGCAGAACGGCGCCCGCATGATCAAGCGGCCCGAAGGCGCCTGGCCCAAGGTCCCCGAAGGCTTCGAGGTCACCGAGTTCGCGACTGGACTGAGAGAGCCCCGGGTGATCGTCCGCGCCCCCAACGGCGACGCGTTCCTGAGCGAGAGCAGCGCCGGGCGCATTCGCGTGCTTCGCGACAAGGACGGCGACGGCAAGCCCGCGGTCAACGAGGTTTTCGCCACGGGTCTCTCCCGTCCGTTCGGCATCGCCTTCTACCCGCCCGGCCCCGATCCGAAGTTCGTGTACGTCGGCAACACTGATTCGGTCGTCCGGTTCCCCTACGCGAACGGCGACGTCAAGGCGACCGGCCCGGCCGAGACGATCGTCAAGGACGTCCCCAGCGGCAACGAGCGCGTCGGCGGCGGCGGCCACTGGACGCGCGACCTCGAATTTTCGAGCGACGGCAAGATCCTCTTCGTGTCGGTCGGCTCGCGGTCGAACGTCGACGACGACAAGTCCGAGATTCGCCGGGCCGACATCCTCGCCTTCGACCCCGACGGCAAGAACGAACGGCCCTACGCCACCGGCATCCGCAATCCCGTGGGGTTGGCCAGGCATCCCCACACCGGCCAGCTCTGGACGTCGGTCAATGAGCGCGACGGCCTGGGCGATCACCTGGTCCCCGACTACATCACGCACGTCGAGGAGGGCGGCTTCTACGGCTGGCCCTGGTACTACATCGGCGACCACCAGGACCCCCGCCACAAGGGGAAGCATGCCGAGCTGAAGGGGAGGACCATCGTCCCCGACGTGCTGCTTCAGTCGCACTCGGCGTCGCTCGACCTGACGTTCTACGACGGCGACAAGTTCCCCGCCGAGTACCACGATCACATCTTCGCCGCCGAGCACGGCTCCTGGAACCGCGCCCGCCGCACCGGCTACAAGGTGATCCGCGTCCCGGTCGTCAACGGCAGGGCGACGGGCGAGTACGAGGATTTCATGGTGGGCTTCGTGACGCCCAAGGGGGACGTCTGGGGACGGCCGGTGGGCGTCGCCACGGCCGCCGACGGCTCGCTCCTCGTCACCGACGACGGGTCGGGGACCGTCTGGAGAGTCGCCCATGTCGGTAAGAAGTGA
- the glpK gene encoding glycerol kinase GlpK, whose translation MARDHLLVIDQGTTSTRVILYDTKLQAVGQAQVEVLPTYPRSGWVEHDPEALIASVGSQVTTALLNARVRAEQIAAIGITNQRETTIVWDRETGRAIAPALVWQDRRTADACNRLRDKKEWISKATGLVIDPYFSATKIAWLLDNVPGARRRAEAGELAAGTVDTLVIRHLTSGEHLTDSTNASRTLLMDLATDEWSEELCNVFGVPIGLLAEIRPSTGDFGATRGLDYLPDGIPIRGVAGDQQASLVGQGCLHDGQAKCTYGTGAFLLAHTGGRIVRSQRGLITTRAASVGEEPPQYALEGSVFIAGAAVQWFRDGLKAIGSAAEIGDLALRGDPDCEVVFVPALTGLGAPHWEPSARGTIFGLTRATSMADIAHAVLEGVAFQIGDLITAIEDDLGDSLKRLRVDGGMSRSDPFLQFQADVLGQPIDRSPQVESTALGAALLAGVGIGLWPDREAAVALLQSGGRTFEPARGYEWRARALERWRRAVETTMGHYRKERR comes from the coding sequence ATGGCACGCGACCATCTGCTGGTGATCGACCAGGGAACCACGAGCACGCGGGTCATCCTCTACGACACGAAGCTGCAAGCCGTTGGTCAAGCCCAGGTCGAGGTTTTGCCGACCTACCCACGCTCCGGCTGGGTCGAACACGACCCCGAGGCTCTGATTGCCTCGGTCGGGTCGCAAGTGACGACGGCCCTTCTGAACGCCCGCGTCCGGGCCGAGCAGATCGCGGCGATCGGGATCACCAACCAGCGCGAGACGACCATTGTCTGGGACCGCGAAACCGGCCGCGCGATCGCCCCGGCCCTGGTCTGGCAAGACCGCCGCACGGCCGACGCCTGCAACCGGCTGCGCGACAAGAAGGAATGGATCTCAAAGGCCACCGGCCTGGTGATCGACCCCTATTTCTCGGCCACGAAGATCGCCTGGCTGCTCGACAACGTCCCCGGCGCCCGACGCCGGGCCGAGGCCGGCGAGCTGGCCGCGGGCACCGTCGACACCCTCGTCATCCGCCACCTCACCAGCGGCGAACACCTGACGGATTCGACCAACGCCTCGCGAACCTTGCTCATGGACCTGGCGACCGACGAATGGTCCGAGGAACTCTGTAACGTCTTCGGCGTTCCGATCGGATTATTGGCCGAAATCCGCCCCAGCACCGGCGATTTCGGCGCGACCAGGGGCCTCGACTACCTGCCCGACGGCATCCCCATCCGGGGCGTCGCCGGCGACCAGCAGGCGTCGCTCGTGGGCCAGGGATGCTTGCACGACGGCCAGGCCAAATGCACGTACGGCACCGGCGCCTTCCTGCTGGCCCACACCGGAGGCCGGATCGTCCGCTCGCAGCGCGGGCTGATCACCACGAGGGCCGCGTCGGTCGGCGAGGAGCCGCCGCAATACGCGCTCGAAGGGAGCGTGTTCATCGCCGGCGCGGCCGTCCAGTGGTTTCGCGACGGCCTCAAGGCGATCGGCTCGGCGGCCGAGATCGGCGATCTGGCCCTTCGGGGAGATCCCGACTGCGAGGTCGTCTTCGTGCCGGCTCTCACCGGGTTGGGCGCCCCGCACTGGGAGCCCTCGGCCCGAGGAACGATCTTCGGCTTGACCCGCGCCACCAGCATGGCCGACATCGCCCACGCCGTGCTCGAAGGGGTCGCGTTCCAGATCGGCGACCTGATCACGGCTATCGAGGACGACCTCGGCGACTCCCTGAAGCGACTCCGCGTCGACGGCGGCATGTCCCGATCCGACCCCTTCTTGCAGTTCCAGGCGGACGTCCTCGGCCAGCCGATCGACCGCAGCCCGCAGGTCGAATCGACCGCGCTCGGCGCCGCCCTCCTGGCCGGCGTCGGAATCGGCCTCTGGCCCGACCGCGAGGCGGCCGTCGCCTTGCTCCAATCCGGCGGCCGCACCTTCGAGCCCGCTCGCGGCTACGAGTGGCGCGCCCGCGCCCTCGAACGCTGGCGCCGCGCCGTCGAGACGACCATGGGACATTACCGCAAAGAGCGCCGCTGA
- a CDS encoding MFS transporter gives MLIEDVGSTKSQRVLDQRRERLLLLMLASVQFTSIVDFMVVMPLGPQLMRSLEITPAQFGLIVSSYTIAAGIAGLMGSSVLDRFGRKTAFLSLFAGFVLGTLLCGLAWSYGTLLAARVVTGAFGGILGGMSLAIVGDVFPEERRGRATGILMSAFAVASVVGVPVGLWLGTKYGWQTPFLVLAALAVPIFFVALRTLPPLREHLHGAAHAHPLRKIAATFGHVGHLRAFALTTALMLGSFSMIPYISVYLVANAGVLEEQLPWVFVTGGALTLVGAPLIGRLADRFGKLPVYRIVATVSATLMLVVSNLGVVPLAVSVGLVGALMLSNAGRMVAALAMITGSVERSQRGGFMSANSAVQHLASGLGAYLGGLILVKQADGVLLHFGRVGILAVAFTALSIYLAGRVRPTRESARANKDSVHSMLDETTPEAA, from the coding sequence GTGCTGATCGAGGACGTAGGATCGACCAAGTCGCAAAGGGTTCTGGATCAGCGGCGCGAGCGGCTGTTGCTGCTGATGCTGGCGTCGGTGCAGTTCACGAGCATCGTCGACTTCATGGTCGTGATGCCGTTGGGGCCGCAGTTGATGCGCTCTCTGGAGATCACGCCGGCGCAGTTCGGACTGATCGTTTCGTCGTACACGATCGCGGCAGGGATCGCCGGGCTGATGGGATCGTCGGTGCTCGATCGGTTCGGGCGGAAGACGGCGTTCCTGAGCCTGTTCGCGGGGTTCGTGCTGGGCACGTTGCTCTGCGGGCTCGCCTGGTCGTACGGGACGTTGCTGGCGGCTCGCGTGGTGACGGGGGCGTTCGGCGGAATTTTGGGTGGGATGTCGCTGGCGATCGTCGGCGACGTGTTCCCCGAGGAGCGCCGGGGGAGGGCGACGGGGATCTTGATGTCGGCGTTCGCCGTGGCGTCGGTCGTCGGCGTTCCGGTCGGGCTGTGGCTGGGGACGAAGTACGGCTGGCAGACGCCGTTCCTGGTCCTGGCGGCCCTGGCCGTGCCGATCTTCTTCGTGGCCCTCCGGACCTTGCCGCCGTTGCGCGAGCACCTTCACGGCGCGGCTCACGCGCATCCGTTGCGGAAGATCGCCGCGACGTTCGGCCACGTCGGCCACCTTCGCGCCTTCGCCCTGACGACCGCGCTGATGCTCGGCAGCTTCTCGATGATCCCCTACATCAGCGTCTACCTCGTCGCCAACGCGGGGGTGCTGGAGGAGCAGCTCCCCTGGGTTTTCGTGACCGGCGGGGCGCTGACGCTCGTGGGCGCGCCCTTGATCGGACGGCTGGCCGACCGCTTCGGCAAGCTGCCGGTCTACCGGATCGTGGCGACGGTCTCGGCGACGTTGATGCTCGTGGTGAGCAACCTCGGCGTCGTCCCGCTGGCCGTGTCGGTCGGCCTGGTGGGCGCGCTGATGCTGAGCAACGCCGGCCGCATGGTCGCGGCGCTGGCGATGATCACCGGCAGCGTTGAGCGGTCGCAGCGAGGCGGCTTCATGAGCGCCAATTCGGCCGTGCAACACCTGGCGTCGGGCCTCGGCGCCTACCTCGGCGGTCTGATCCTGGTCAAACAAGCCGACGGCGTTTTGCTGCACTTCGGCCGCGTCGGGATTCTGGCCGTAGCGTTCACCGCGCTCAGCATCTACCTCGCCGGCCGCGTCCGCCCGACGCGGGAGTCGGCGAGGGCGAACAAGGATTCAGTTCATTCAATGCTTGACGAGACCACCCCGGAAGCCGCGTGA
- a CDS encoding DUF1559 domain-containing protein, with amino-acid sequence MSVRSDPQRRGHATVATSGFTLIELLVVIAIIAVLIALLLPAVQSAREAARRAQCVNNLKQIGIALHNYHDALGGFPVGFLYPTGKIPATTSPLQYRWSALAQLAPFLEQSALFNAFNFDFAIAYKPSGASAFWPFHPVNTTAMAIRVGTFACPSDGNPPPADDSGPTNYVLCTGDGAPSGDATNANGMFILGPSLSLRNATDGSSNTVAASEQLLGMTGNYTQTTPTPLPAIPARAFARVAGPLLDDASCAAAPAGWLFNKGANWWDGNYLNTLYNHHEPPNSSRYDCIVYHNPGWKAARSLHPGGVNALFCDGHVQFAKDSVDPAVWRGLATRSGGEIVSDSF; translated from the coding sequence ATGTCGGTAAGAAGTGACCCTCAACGCAGAGGTCACGCGACGGTCGCGACGAGCGGGTTCACATTGATCGAACTCCTCGTCGTGATCGCCATCATCGCGGTCTTGATCGCGCTCTTGCTGCCCGCCGTGCAGTCGGCGCGCGAGGCCGCCCGTCGCGCGCAGTGCGTGAACAACCTCAAGCAGATCGGGATCGCTTTGCATAACTACCACGACGCGCTCGGCGGCTTTCCGGTCGGGTTCTTGTATCCCACGGGCAAGATCCCGGCGACGACTTCGCCGCTGCAATATCGGTGGTCCGCGCTCGCGCAGCTCGCGCCGTTCCTGGAGCAGTCGGCGCTGTTCAACGCGTTCAACTTCGATTTCGCGATCGCCTACAAGCCGAGCGGGGCCTCGGCCTTCTGGCCGTTCCACCCGGTCAACACGACGGCGATGGCGATCCGAGTCGGGACGTTCGCCTGCCCGAGCGACGGCAACCCGCCGCCGGCCGACGATTCGGGGCCGACGAACTACGTCCTCTGCACTGGTGACGGCGCTCCGAGCGGCGACGCCACGAACGCGAATGGGATGTTCATCCTGGGGCCGTCGCTCTCGCTGCGCAACGCGACCGACGGGTCGAGCAACACCGTGGCGGCGTCGGAGCAGCTCCTCGGGATGACCGGGAACTACACCCAGACGACCCCCACGCCGCTCCCGGCGATCCCCGCCCGCGCCTTCGCCCGGGTCGCGGGGCCGCTGCTCGACGACGCCTCGTGCGCCGCCGCTCCGGCCGGCTGGTTGTTCAACAAGGGCGCCAACTGGTGGGACGGCAACTACCTCAACACGCTGTACAACCACCACGAGCCGCCCAACAGCAGCCGATACGACTGCATCGTCTATCACAACCCCGGCTGGAAGGCCGCCCGCAGCCTCCACCCCGGCGGCGTGAACGCCCTCTTCTGCGACGGCCACGTCCAGTTCGCCAAGGACTCCGTCGACCCCGCGGTATGGCGAGGATTGGCCACACGCTCGGGAGGAGAGATCGTCTCGGACTCTTTCTAG